The proteins below are encoded in one region of Bacteroidota bacterium:
- a CDS encoding T9SS type A sorting domain-containing protein, with product MEKIDSTLKKVLALGALYLFHASTLLSQTVLNTESFETDGEGSRYTSNTFMDCATEQDVFMRTNMNPLGAPTCGITVFGSALTGITGTFMWVFEDIRGSTGACVGCRSAGQITSTLINITSYGSLQMRINVACSNNNGARWESADSVNLQASINGGAFRTVGRFMGKGTPTVGSNLGIDSNLDGAITGADPVTNVDQTTFATYTFTIPGTGSSLRWRIDADQAGGTEEFAFDNIQILGTVIVPVKWASFSGQQLDESVKLAWTTTEEVNVREFIVERLAGDGTYTPIGTVDAQGTPSSYDFIDANPVSGINQYRIQQVDADNAFSFSDVIEVQVNPAYRTRLYPNPMNDGCRLVVEGEPVSGTLRIIDNVGRICRSVAVENASEIEILRENLEAGSYHIRLDLSNGRSLTKKLMVHD from the coding sequence ATGGAAAAAATTGATTCGACACTTAAAAAAGTGTTGGCATTAGGCGCACTGTATCTATTCCATGCGAGTACGCTACTTTCGCAGACCGTGCTGAACACAGAGAGCTTTGAAACCGACGGCGAAGGCTCACGTTACACCAGCAACACATTCATGGACTGTGCTACTGAACAAGACGTTTTCATGCGCACCAACATGAATCCCTTGGGAGCGCCGACCTGCGGAATTACTGTGTTTGGATCTGCCTTAACGGGCATCACAGGAACCTTCATGTGGGTATTTGAGGATATCAGAGGCAGTACCGGCGCTTGTGTCGGTTGTCGTAGTGCAGGCCAAATCACATCCACACTGATCAATATCACCTCGTATGGAAGCCTCCAAATGCGCATCAATGTCGCCTGCTCCAACAACAATGGTGCACGGTGGGAAAGTGCGGATTCTGTCAATTTGCAGGCAAGTATCAACGGCGGAGCCTTCAGAACGGTTGGCCGGTTCATGGGCAAAGGAACGCCCACGGTCGGAAGCAATCTCGGAATCGACTCCAACCTTGATGGAGCCATTACCGGCGCTGATCCGGTAACCAACGTGGATCAAACTACATTCGCCACATATACATTTACAATCCCTGGTACGGGGTCCAGTCTACGTTGGCGGATTGATGCCGACCAAGCCGGAGGTACCGAGGAGTTTGCATTTGACAATATTCAAATTCTTGGTACTGTGATTGTTCCGGTAAAATGGGCGAGTTTCTCCGGGCAGCAATTGGACGAATCCGTGAAACTTGCATGGACCACGACAGAAGAAGTCAACGTCCGGGAATTCATCGTCGAGAGACTTGCGGGAGATGGCACTTATACCCCGATCGGAACAGTGGATGCCCAAGGAACGCCGAGCAGCTACGACTTCATCGATGCCAACCCTGTTTCCGGCATCAACCAATACCGCATTCAACAAGTGGATGCAGACAATGCATTTTCCTTCAGCGATGTGATTGAAGTCCAGGTCAATCCCGCCTATCGGACGAGGCTCTATCCCAATCCGATGAACGATGGCTGCCGTTTGGTGGTCGAAGGCGAACCGGTTTCAGGAACCCTGCGCATCATCGACAATGTCGGACGTATTTGTAGATCGGTGGCAGTGGAAAATGCATCTGAAATCGAAATTCTGCGCGAAAACCTCGAGGCAGGTAGCTACCACATTCGTTTGGACCTGTCCAACGGTCGGTCGCTGACCAAAAAGCTGATGGTTCACGACTGA
- a CDS encoding tetratricopeptide repeat protein, whose product MSMNMPQKSEGIALQRSGDLQRACIRLVLGLVICLLSQNVSAHPIQVPDSVSLTDPRFFKRPEFGARFLTSQQLCEADPVEGLAQYQALWKESTQSADPAAQGIIGTEIAAVLLRQGRVSEAFDWINQVLALDSLIDPLSPIRQRIHRNIAGTYTDFEAHNLALPHYKLALAIDEAREQAPTPRRFRHCSATAICFQQADRLDSAFHYYQRCINIATELHEPIWEASARNNLGMALLHVGNLDSALRLYQTALAMLDPTDQTDQGFAVSVRDNIGDGLLQSNRALEALPYFQVNFDDFDLRPNQGVHLQAGLRLVHTFVAMNRLSEAEQMLATMKAFAAKSAPSILLRYRLDLLETSILVAQNTHNWQVASQFQQELIQLRDSLQGKAFQTKVRTLEGMLIDKTTHFNTEIYLSRRVASEAKAKASFQILLVASAAITAILILAIVLINLRRRAIQENARHAQESYARALAELNLKNERLQNAQLNQALEMKRRDITDYALVYSQRRNAFEEILDNLKQIRRQPNPEKAVQDLIMTLKGKIEGEGKLSLEAEQIEKVNHAFFDDLKQKFPGLSSSELELCGMLRLGHSSKDIALRKNIAPASVRIAKTRLKKKMGLGPETDLREFLNSI is encoded by the coding sequence ATGTCCATGAATATGCCTCAAAAATCCGAAGGGATAGCGTTGCAGCGATCGGGCGATTTGCAACGCGCTTGTATACGTTTGGTATTGGGTCTTGTGATCTGCTTGCTTTCCCAAAATGTATCGGCACACCCGATTCAAGTGCCCGACTCGGTGAGCCTGACCGATCCCCGATTCTTCAAAAGACCTGAATTCGGTGCGCGGTTCTTGACAAGTCAGCAATTGTGCGAGGCCGATCCCGTGGAGGGACTTGCGCAGTACCAGGCATTGTGGAAAGAATCCACACAATCCGCGGACCCTGCTGCGCAGGGCATCATTGGTACCGAGATCGCGGCTGTATTACTCCGTCAAGGACGGGTTTCCGAGGCTTTTGACTGGATCAACCAAGTGCTTGCGCTGGACTCCCTCATTGATCCGCTATCCCCGATCCGGCAACGGATCCACCGCAACATCGCCGGAACCTACACTGACTTTGAAGCCCACAATTTGGCTTTGCCCCACTACAAACTCGCACTTGCCATCGACGAAGCACGCGAACAAGCACCCACCCCCCGGAGATTCAGGCATTGCAGCGCAACTGCGATTTGCTTTCAGCAAGCCGACAGACTTGACAGCGCCTTCCATTATTACCAACGCTGCATCAACATCGCAACCGAACTCCATGAGCCCATCTGGGAAGCCTCTGCACGCAACAATTTGGGAATGGCGTTGCTCCATGTAGGCAACCTCGACTCTGCCCTCAGGTTGTATCAAACTGCGCTTGCAATGCTCGATCCGACCGACCAAACTGATCAGGGATTTGCCGTCAGCGTGCGCGACAACATCGGAGATGGGCTTTTGCAATCCAACCGTGCATTGGAGGCCCTCCCCTATTTCCAAGTGAATTTTGATGATTTTGACCTTCGTCCGAATCAGGGTGTGCACCTGCAAGCGGGACTCAGGCTTGTACACACATTCGTAGCGATGAACCGCCTATCTGAGGCAGAACAAATGTTGGCGACGATGAAAGCCTTTGCCGCGAAAAGCGCTCCTTCCATTTTGCTGCGTTACCGCTTGGATTTGCTTGAAACCAGCATTTTGGTCGCCCAAAACACGCACAATTGGCAAGTTGCCTCCCAATTTCAGCAAGAACTGATTCAACTGCGGGACAGTCTGCAAGGCAAGGCTTTTCAGACGAAAGTCAGGACCTTGGAGGGCATGCTCATTGACAAAACCACGCATTTCAACACCGAAATTTACCTTTCGCGGCGTGTAGCTTCGGAAGCCAAAGCCAAAGCGAGCTTTCAAATTTTGCTGGTCGCAAGTGCCGCGATCACGGCAATCCTCATTTTGGCCATCGTCCTGATCAATCTGCGCCGTCGTGCCATCCAAGAGAATGCAAGGCATGCGCAGGAATCCTATGCCCGAGCGCTCGCTGAGTTGAACCTCAAGAATGAACGCCTGCAAAATGCACAGCTCAATCAGGCATTGGAAATGAAACGCCGCGACATTACCGACTATGCATTGGTGTATTCGCAGCGGCGGAATGCTTTTGAGGAAATTTTGGACAACCTCAAGCAAATCAGGCGACAACCCAATCCGGAGAAAGCTGTACAGGACTTGATCATGACGCTGAAAGGCAAAATCGAAGGGGAAGGAAAATTGAGTTTGGAGGCAGAACAAATCGAAAAAGTGAATCATGCCTTTTTTGACGACCTGAAGCAGAAGTTCCCGGGGTTGAGCAGCAGTGAATTGGAACTCTGTGGCATGTTGCGCCTTGGACATTCTTCCAAGGACATTGCCTTGCGCAAAAACATTGCTCCGGCGTCTGTGCGTATCGCCAAAACCCGGCTCAAAAAGAAGATGGGACTCGGACCTGAAACCGACCTGCGCGAATTTTTGAATTCCATATAA
- a CDS encoding acyl-CoA desaturase, whose amino-acid sequence MLILGLFVIHWYASLFFQSLFNHRYAAHQMFKMSPFWEKTFFIGSWIANGSSYLSPTVYGILHRMHHAYADTELDPHSPKYDKNIFAMMWRTRAEYLSIAHKTKPIDPKFTKNMPEWVAFDRFAEHIATRIGFGLLYVGVYALLATAWWQWLLLPMTIVMGPLHGAVINWFAHKIGYTNFELKDTSKNFLPVDFLMWGESYHNNHHKNGSNPNFGHRWFEFDPMWPVIKFLNWVGIIRLRNKAEKTNLRVRFTKRQTERITAALARLPHFANVPKIKPERRLGQLVNSWKHFVDSDWKGNLTDYFNKISVREELEVIMQNANGSLRRQIASMIEPFDKRFQSKMKPVDMKKFSDRWKLNGKHFWQTHTIFQGELA is encoded by the coding sequence ATGTTGATACTCGGATTGTTTGTCATTCACTGGTATGCCTCGCTTTTTTTCCAATCGTTGTTCAACCATCGATATGCGGCGCATCAAATGTTCAAGATGAGTCCATTTTGGGAGAAGACTTTCTTTATCGGAAGTTGGATCGCCAATGGATCATCTTACTTGAGTCCTACGGTCTACGGCATTTTGCATCGGATGCACCATGCCTACGCCGACACGGAGCTTGATCCGCATTCGCCCAAGTATGACAAGAACATTTTTGCGATGATGTGGCGCACCCGTGCCGAATACCTCTCCATCGCCCACAAGACCAAGCCGATTGATCCGAAATTCACCAAAAACATGCCCGAATGGGTTGCTTTTGACCGTTTTGCCGAGCACATCGCGACGCGTATCGGATTCGGATTGCTGTATGTCGGCGTCTATGCGCTGTTGGCAACCGCATGGTGGCAGTGGCTGCTCCTGCCGATGACCATCGTGATGGGGCCGCTCCATGGTGCCGTCATCAACTGGTTTGCGCACAAAATCGGCTATACCAACTTCGAATTGAAGGACACGAGCAAGAACTTCCTTCCGGTGGATTTCCTGATGTGGGGCGAAAGCTACCACAACAACCACCACAAGAATGGCTCAAATCCCAACTTCGGCCACCGTTGGTTTGAATTTGATCCGATGTGGCCTGTCATCAAATTTTTGAACTGGGTGGGCATCATCCGACTGCGCAACAAGGCTGAAAAGACCAATCTGCGTGTGCGGTTCACCAAGCGCCAAACCGAACGCATTACTGCGGCGTTGGCGAGGTTGCCACATTTTGCAAATGTCCCCAAAATCAAGCCGGAGCGCCGTTTGGGCCAATTGGTCAATTCTTGGAAGCATTTCGTGGACAGTGATTGGAAGGGCAATCTCACCGATTATTTCAACAAAATCTCCGTGCGGGAGGAGTTGGAGGTCATCATGCAAAATGCCAATGGTTCACTTCGTCGGCAGATCGCGAGCATGATTGAGCCGTTTGACAAGCGATTCCAGTCCAAAATGAAGCCCGTTGACATGAAAAAGTTCAGCGACCGCTGGAAGCTGAACGGAAAACATTTCTGGCAGACGCATACGATTTTCCAAGGCGAATTGGCCTAG
- a CDS encoding DUF4157 domain-containing protein translates to MNKNAKIQRKKTDNPLPMQHKESTSKTMAPPPFALTSSPVQKKEEPQSGGANKLPESVRGKMESTIGTDFSGVNIHANSGKAVEAGALAYAQGSDIHFAPGQYDPNSKSGQELLAHELTHVQQQSEGRVKSTGQVSGMPLNDDKSLEKEADDMASKAAGADMSAAGTQKQLKKGTKGDADGTQKQLKKATASSTAAPVQRFKMRDSDIARYPKFAQFVSTDMPNNVNDPRLAYFLNKFGTNEGDTKRDIRSDLAWGSGPEIHPFSLPTNKVSFASNGGSEIIRLSRGDIEGYEKNDTYQQNFHRLSLESNILNGYTQFLDDQDGKDLWGKEGAMLEKAEFGHDINTVWDAKDARRCKFGQGQWEMQVVSAGGANAQRIRLWNSGDADGAYAATPGSTVSVKSRKGVDWSIRTQYLPNGAEGKKDSSWKWSEMLTNKVGKDEFMVRSEFTGDKDRTDLVLRVKRVGNA, encoded by the coding sequence ATGAATAAGAACGCCAAGATTCAGCGCAAGAAGACGGACAATCCGTTGCCGATGCAACACAAAGAGAGCACATCCAAAACGATGGCTCCTCCTCCGTTTGCGCTCACTTCGTCACCTGTCCAGAAAAAAGAGGAGCCCCAAAGTGGTGGCGCCAACAAATTGCCTGAATCGGTGCGTGGCAAAATGGAATCCACCATCGGTACGGATTTCAGCGGCGTTAATATCCATGCCAATTCGGGCAAAGCCGTCGAGGCGGGTGCCTTGGCTTATGCGCAAGGGTCCGACATCCACTTCGCGCCAGGGCAATACGATCCAAATTCCAAGAGCGGTCAGGAATTGCTCGCCCACGAACTCACCCACGTGCAGCAACAGAGCGAAGGTCGCGTAAAAAGCACAGGGCAAGTGTCAGGCATGCCCTTGAATGATGACAAGTCGCTTGAGAAGGAGGCTGACGATATGGCTTCCAAGGCTGCAGGCGCTGACATGTCGGCAGCCGGCACCCAAAAACAGCTCAAAAAAGGGACAAAGGGGGATGCCGATGGCACTCAAAAGCAACTCAAGAAAGCAACGGCTAGCTCCACTGCTGCACCTGTGCAGCGTTTCAAAATGCGGGACAGCGACATCGCGCGTTATCCAAAATTTGCGCAGTTTGTCTCCACTGACATGCCCAATAATGTCAACGATCCGCGATTGGCCTACTTTCTCAACAAATTTGGCACCAACGAGGGCGATACAAAACGCGACATTCGCAGTGATCTTGCTTGGGGCAGTGGACCGGAGATTCACCCATTCAGCTTGCCGACCAACAAGGTGAGTTTTGCAAGCAATGGTGGCTCTGAGATCATCCGTTTGAGCCGCGGCGACATTGAAGGCTACGAGAAAAACGATACCTATCAGCAGAATTTCCATCGACTTTCGCTGGAATCCAATATCCTGAATGGTTATACACAATTCCTTGATGATCAAGATGGAAAGGATCTTTGGGGCAAGGAAGGCGCTATGCTCGAAAAGGCCGAATTTGGCCATGATATCAATACGGTTTGGGATGCCAAAGATGCACGCCGCTGCAAATTTGGGCAAGGACAGTGGGAAATGCAGGTCGTGAGTGCAGGCGGAGCCAATGCACAACGCATTCGCCTCTGGAACTCAGGGGATGCTGACGGTGCCTATGCAGCCACTCCCGGCTCTACGGTGAGTGTCAAGTCCCGCAAAGGTGTCGATTGGAGCATCAGGACCCAGTATTTGCCCAATGGAGCCGAAGGCAAAAAAGACAGCAGTTGGAAATGGAGCGAAATGCTCACCAACAAAGTCGGCAAAGATGAATTCATGGTGCGCTCGGAATTTACCGGCGACAAAGACAGGACGGACTTGGTGTTGCGCGTCAAGCGCGTTGGCAACGCCTGA
- a CDS encoding SET domain-containing protein-lysine N-methyltransferase: MIHPSLELRMISPEVGYGVFATELIPKGTITYVEDELEVRIPEAQFLSYQTPIRAILDKFSYIDAHGDRILSWDFGKYVNHSCDFNSISTGYGFEIAIRDIAAGEQLTDEYGIFNLEQPMECFCGSPKCRGMVGKEDFKKLYPEWDTLILEALPLMSEVAQPLWSLIDEETLKSLDDFQKDPSLYRSVFSLYRAPKAVGVEPAN; this comes from the coding sequence ATGATTCACCCTTCATTAGAACTACGAATGATCAGCCCTGAAGTGGGCTATGGTGTTTTTGCAACCGAGTTGATTCCAAAGGGAACCATTACCTATGTGGAAGACGAGTTGGAAGTAAGGATTCCCGAAGCTCAGTTTCTGAGTTACCAAACACCGATCCGGGCAATTTTGGACAAATTCAGCTACATCGATGCCCACGGCGATCGGATTTTGAGCTGGGATTTTGGCAAGTATGTCAATCACAGTTGTGATTTTAATTCGATTTCAACTGGTTATGGCTTCGAAATTGCCATTCGTGACATCGCAGCTGGCGAGCAATTGACGGACGAATACGGGATTTTTAACCTGGAGCAGCCGATGGAATGCTTCTGCGGAAGTCCGAAATGCCGTGGAATGGTGGGCAAGGAAGATTTTAAGAAGCTTTATCCTGAGTGGGATACGCTGATTTTGGAGGCTTTGCCTTTGATGTCAGAGGTGGCGCAACCGCTGTGGAGTTTGATCGATGAAGAGACGTTGAAGTCCTTGGACGACTTCCAAAAAGATCCCTCACTTTACCGAAGTGTCTTTTCCCTTTACCGGGCACCAAAGGCAGTCGGAGTAGAGCCTGCAAATTAA
- a CDS encoding T9SS type A sorting domain-containing protein — protein MPTYPSINDTVTIHVPAPDTTALLHWGVNGWTQPHAAYWPIGSTLFQGTGPALQSRMDTLSGELLIQLGPFNNVSQSVSMVDFVIHYDNNTWDNNGGGDYHIPISQPVAMEAKGDELRVDLWPNPSSGDLSNCQLRIQDSGDPWFSLELLDVTGTVLSKEKVGTGIHRLQTEELPKGMYFLRITGTETRRQVTQKLVVQ, from the coding sequence GTGCCAACGTACCCGTCGATCAACGACACGGTGACCATTCACGTTCCCGCTCCCGATACCACCGCGTTGCTCCATTGGGGCGTCAACGGCTGGACCCAACCCCATGCAGCCTATTGGCCCATTGGTTCCACACTCTTCCAAGGCACCGGACCTGCGCTCCAATCCCGGATGGATACGCTCAGCGGTGAATTGTTGATCCAATTGGGGCCATTCAACAACGTCTCCCAATCCGTTTCCATGGTGGATTTCGTAATTCACTACGACAACAACACATGGGACAACAACGGTGGCGGTGACTACCATATCCCGATTTCCCAGCCTGTCGCAATGGAAGCCAAAGGAGACGAATTGAGGGTCGACCTTTGGCCCAATCCAAGTTCGGGCGACCTTTCCAACTGCCAGCTCCGCATCCAGGATTCCGGCGATCCCTGGTTTTCTTTGGAACTCCTGGATGTCACCGGTACGGTCCTGAGCAAGGAAAAAGTAGGAACTGGAATCCATCGTTTGCAGACGGAGGAATTGCCCAAAGGGATGTATTTCTTGCGCATCACGGGGACCGAAACACGTCGGCAGGTGACACAAAAGCTCGTGGTTCAATGA
- a CDS encoding histidine kinase, whose translation MIISIFLVEVVYGQALPTSFSPCYIHFNELDGLPSNNIFGAFEDSEKYLWFASDNGVSRFDGIRFQNFSVNDGLTDNEVFSIWQDSYERIWFLTYSGIPCFYFKGAIFNPNNTGFLKLIKPGNFLSAAYEDHFGNVYLGSKSGFLYRIDRSNGVTEMAKFEGGAIYSIMESQDRKVQAIFSPHKLAIFGSHTVTTISFGDSVYFYPPRVAALPKGRFLIGNGNRLELYSANKKERNFQFEEVSENGVIINIFVDKSGNYWVSTTNGAYRKSAEVPSWDKYLVGHHISGTIIDHEGGVWFTSNKGIYYSPNTSIRSNVNIESCEQKEITCLTKFNENIIYAGDQNGRVTSIDVQSGAEQFIFEVRNQDGHEARINQIVANGGNQLVILSQDGAYLLFRNNVLKLTKANIRRMLRHSIFQDCICYTFGWKSFEMDLLNSWEMELPSMQVPALRARCFDLAYTPSGKVWAATAGGIFEIDNKDSEVPKQILSPIEGLRITCLRFDSTGALWIGTAGRGLVRIDQMGDFAMMSDPYSPNTTINSIVFSGSGSVYAGTNNGVLRVLRSQAKGDWQLDWVGKEDGLAQARVSDLLRIGNTIWAATSSGVVVFHDSLFDRHAFAPSPRINRLSVDASDRRVESEVILPYHQNAIGIGFIGTSFNSLGDVRYRYRMVGLDTNWTYTSRDFVEYPNVEPGTYRFEVQANTRKGGWSRSSAELGIIVSAPFWRTGWFLFIFPFSVLSVVIILLVARISGIQKKNEAERRALEAEQRLLSVQMNPHFIFNALNSMQGHFFVGDLARYNEYLTDLSRVIRTILEHSRSTLIGLDEEIRFVTEYTKLQAARLNGRFSYQVSIMKGMNPSQFKIPPMLLQPFIENAVLHGLSPKNSEGRLTISFYLESGLIVCVIEDDGVGRKQASMVPSQQEVTNKKSLALEITQERIEILNKTKKARIQLVIEDLVDKMGGATGTRITLRMASDIQW comes from the coding sequence TTGATAATTTCGATCTTTCTAGTTGAGGTTGTTTACGGGCAAGCATTGCCAACATCGTTTTCACCATGTTATATTCACTTCAATGAGCTTGATGGCCTGCCAAGCAACAATATTTTCGGGGCTTTTGAAGACTCAGAGAAGTATCTTTGGTTTGCAAGTGACAACGGAGTTTCACGGTTTGATGGAATACGGTTTCAGAATTTCAGTGTAAATGACGGCCTTACGGACAACGAGGTGTTCTCGATATGGCAAGATTCCTACGAGCGGATTTGGTTTTTGACGTATTCAGGGATACCCTGCTTCTATTTTAAGGGTGCTATATTCAATCCGAATAACACAGGGTTTCTGAAGTTGATAAAGCCAGGAAACTTTCTTTCCGCCGCGTACGAAGACCATTTCGGCAATGTGTATCTAGGCTCCAAGAGTGGATTTCTTTATCGAATAGATCGCTCGAATGGCGTAACTGAAATGGCGAAATTTGAAGGTGGAGCAATTTACTCGATAATGGAGAGCCAGGATCGAAAAGTGCAAGCAATATTTTCACCTCATAAATTGGCGATATTTGGCAGCCATACCGTTACCACCATTTCATTTGGTGATTCCGTTTATTTTTATCCACCGCGGGTTGCAGCCCTGCCAAAAGGTCGATTCTTGATCGGCAATGGAAACCGATTAGAATTGTACTCGGCAAATAAGAAAGAGAGGAATTTTCAATTCGAAGAAGTCTCAGAGAATGGTGTGATTATCAATATTTTTGTTGATAAAAGTGGAAATTATTGGGTTTCAACAACGAATGGGGCATACAGAAAATCTGCTGAAGTTCCATCTTGGGATAAATATTTGGTTGGACACCATATCAGTGGAACAATCATCGATCATGAAGGCGGTGTTTGGTTCACATCCAATAAGGGAATTTATTATTCCCCGAACACTTCTATTCGATCAAATGTGAATATTGAGTCATGTGAACAAAAAGAGATAACCTGCCTAACCAAATTCAATGAAAATATCATATATGCTGGAGATCAGAACGGGAGGGTAACTTCAATTGATGTACAGAGTGGGGCGGAGCAATTCATTTTCGAAGTCCGGAATCAAGATGGGCACGAGGCTCGAATAAACCAAATTGTTGCTAATGGAGGAAATCAACTGGTGATTTTGTCCCAAGATGGGGCCTATTTGTTATTCAGAAATAATGTATTGAAACTGACGAAGGCAAATATTCGTCGGATGTTGCGGCACTCCATCTTTCAGGACTGTATTTGCTATACGTTTGGTTGGAAGAGCTTTGAGATGGATTTGTTGAATTCGTGGGAAATGGAATTGCCTTCGATGCAAGTTCCGGCACTTCGAGCTCGATGTTTCGATTTGGCGTATACTCCTTCAGGAAAGGTATGGGCGGCAACCGCTGGAGGAATTTTCGAGATCGATAACAAGGATTCAGAAGTTCCGAAGCAAATCCTCAGTCCCATTGAAGGGTTGAGGATTACCTGCCTTAGATTTGATTCGACGGGGGCATTATGGATCGGTACTGCTGGAAGGGGGTTGGTTCGTATCGATCAAATGGGGGATTTCGCAATGATGTCAGACCCTTATTCACCGAATACAACGATAAATTCCATTGTATTTTCTGGATCCGGGTCTGTTTATGCAGGGACGAATAATGGGGTGCTTCGTGTTTTAAGGTCTCAGGCGAAAGGTGACTGGCAATTGGACTGGGTGGGTAAGGAAGATGGCCTAGCGCAAGCTAGGGTTAGTGATTTGCTTCGAATTGGAAATACAATTTGGGCAGCAACTAGTTCTGGAGTAGTGGTGTTTCATGACTCCCTGTTTGACCGACATGCATTTGCTCCGTCTCCTAGAATCAATCGTTTGTCTGTCGATGCAAGTGATCGGCGGGTTGAAAGCGAGGTTATTCTGCCCTATCATCAAAATGCAATAGGGATTGGATTCATCGGGACTTCCTTCAATAGCCTTGGTGATGTTCGGTACCGCTACAGGATGGTTGGGCTCGACACCAATTGGACATATACCTCAAGGGATTTTGTTGAGTATCCCAATGTTGAGCCGGGAACTTATCGTTTTGAAGTTCAAGCCAACACGCGTAAGGGCGGTTGGAGTAGATCAAGTGCTGAACTTGGCATCATCGTTAGTGCCCCTTTTTGGAGAACGGGCTGGTTTCTGTTCATATTTCCCTTTTCAGTCTTGTCGGTTGTCATCATTCTATTGGTTGCACGAATTTCAGGAATTCAGAAGAAGAACGAGGCGGAGCGCAGAGCACTTGAGGCGGAACAGAGACTTTTGTCAGTTCAGATGAACCCGCATTTCATTTTTAATGCACTCAATTCGATGCAGGGGCACTTTTTTGTGGGGGATCTTGCCCGGTATAATGAATATTTGACAGATCTCAGTCGTGTAATTAGAACAATCTTGGAACATTCTCGAAGTACGCTAATTGGCCTCGATGAAGAAATAAGGTTTGTCACTGAATATACCAAATTGCAGGCAGCTAGGCTCAACGGGAGGTTCTCCTATCAAGTGAGTATTATGAAAGGGATGAACCCCTCCCAATTTAAAATTCCACCAATGTTGTTGCAACCATTTATTGAAAATGCAGTTCTACATGGCTTATCTCCCAAAAATTCAGAGGGACGGTTGACAATTTCGTTTTATTTAGAAAGTGGATTGATAGTATGCGTGATCGAAGATGACGGTGTTGGAAGGAAACAAGCTTCGATGGTGCCAAGCCAACAGGAGGTAACTAATAAGAAATCGCTTGCATTAGAGATTACCCAGGAACGTATCGAAATACTGAACAAGACCAAAAAAGCTAGGATTCAGCTAGTGATTGAAGACCTTGTTGATAAAATGGGTGGGGCAACAGGGACAAGAATCACCCTCCGAATGGCTAGTGATATACAATGGTGA
- a CDS encoding polysaccharide deacetylase family protein — translation MNIVTAFKRRIVAPALYYSGFPFRSVQRGARNVIFNYHGVVEDSTRRINNRHLSKSQFEKDLNFFNKRFTVVPLKEIFEHPSKQNDGGKAKLAITFDDGFENNFKYAIPLLEKYNFPASIFVLSATLDDPLFVNWADLLDVIFAVKTPPKIDFLGLEFFRSDYGYYTRSIPIIALSDFIKDQGASRLEPLRQLARDLFSDGEVIKRFDDQVKLMDADQIRACGKNKLIEIGSHSRYHFNLGRIAVDLARLEMDNSKKELESVLQKEVLSIAYPDGDYTDDVKGLAADVGYTRQLAVDFRLASDPADLRIRQRFSYSNSTTHESNMVRLGLNWEKFSF, via the coding sequence GTGAATATCGTTACAGCTTTTAAGAGAAGAATAGTTGCTCCAGCGCTTTACTATTCCGGATTTCCATTTCGGTCGGTGCAAAGGGGTGCCCGAAATGTGATTTTTAATTATCATGGAGTGGTGGAGGATTCTACTCGTCGTATTAACAATCGACATTTATCGAAGTCCCAGTTTGAAAAGGATCTAAATTTCTTTAATAAACGGTTCACGGTAGTACCATTAAAGGAAATATTTGAGCATCCTAGTAAGCAAAATGACGGGGGCAAAGCCAAGTTGGCGATTACTTTTGATGATGGATTCGAAAATAATTTTAAATACGCCATTCCTCTTCTTGAGAAATATAATTTTCCTGCATCAATTTTTGTGTTGTCTGCTACGCTCGATGATCCATTGTTTGTAAACTGGGCTGATTTGCTCGATGTGATATTCGCTGTAAAGACTCCTCCTAAAATTGACTTTCTTGGCTTGGAGTTTTTTCGATCGGATTATGGATACTACACAAGATCGATCCCGATTATCGCCTTGTCAGATTTCATCAAAGACCAAGGGGCTTCTAGGTTGGAACCTTTAAGGCAACTGGCTCGAGATTTGTTTAGCGATGGGGAGGTAATAAAGAGATTTGATGATCAAGTCAAACTTATGGATGCTGATCAAATTCGTGCTTGCGGAAAGAATAAACTTATTGAAATTGGTTCGCATTCACGTTATCATTTTAATCTTGGACGTATTGCTGTTGACTTGGCTAGACTCGAGATGGACAATTCGAAAAAAGAATTGGAAAGCGTGCTCCAGAAGGAGGTTTTAAGCATTGCATATCCAGATGGTGACTACACGGATGACGTAAAGGGACTTGCAGCTGATGTTGGATATACTCGCCAATTGGCAGTTGATTTTCGATTGGCAAGTGATCCTGCTGATTTGCGGATAAGGCAGCGATTTAGCTATAGTAATAGTACAACGCATGAATCAAACATGGTTCGACTTGGACTCAATTGGGAGAAATTCTCTTTCTGA